From a region of the Chroicocephalus ridibundus chromosome 8, bChrRid1.1, whole genome shotgun sequence genome:
- the METTL18 gene encoding histidine protein methyltransferase 1 homolog has translation MDFRFNFFIDENENNKADTHDGMDSRLRSPKCSQESTEKSEQTAGPVAGSSPRLGTDKHGDETPSKKKLCFKAAKEHDIPEDLYKVLENKVMERASDLYYVNMSVVEMTCLDDADREGIVSQSVTSHSDLIPGVYEGGLKIWECTFDLIDFFSEAEIRFTNKSVLDLGCGAGLLGIVALKGKAGKVHFQDYNSTVIDEITLPNAVANCVDEGSWMGGGGDGKTHKPPSKRPKKAECSPDALTTCRFFSGEWSEVSQLLLSSNKPFSKYDIILTSETIYNPDYYGALHDTLAKLLDKHGRVYLASKAHYFGVGGGIHLFEKFVEERKVFKTSIVKIIDKGLQRYIMEMAFKDSS, from the coding sequence atggattttcggtttaatttttttattgatgaAAATGAGAACAACAAAGCAGACACTCACGATGGGATGGACTCACGGCTACGCTCTCCAAAATGCTCACAGGAATCCACAGAAAAGAGCGAACAAACTGCGGGTCCCGTAGCAGGCTCCAGCCCAAGGCTGGGCACCGATAAACATGGAGATGAGACACCATCCAAGAAAAAGCTCTGCTTTAAAGCTGCCAAGGAGCATGATATTCCTGAGGACCTTTATAAAGTATTGGAAAATAAAGTCATGGAAAGAGCATCAGACCTGTATTACGTCAACATGTCCGTAGTGGAAATGACATGTCTGGATGATGCCGACAGGGAAGGCATTGTGTCTCAAAGCGTTACTTCTCACTCCGATCTCATCCCGGGGGTCTACGAGGGAGGGCTGAAAATCTGGGAATGCACCTTTGATCTCATAGactttttttctgaggctgaaataCGCTTTACCAACAAGAGCGTATTGGATCTTGGCTGTGGAGCTGGACTGCTGGGAATAGTTGCCTTAAagggaaaagctggaaaagtCCATTTTCAGGACTACAATAGCACAGTGATTGATGAGATCACCTTGCCTAACGCGGTGGCTAACTGTGTAGATGAAGGCAGTTGGATGGGCGGTGGTGGAGATGGAAAAACTCACAAACCTCCTTCGAAGAGGCCCAAAAAAGCAGAGTGCTCACCCGACGCACTCACcacatgcagatttttttctggagagTGGTCTGAAGTCAGCCAGCTCCTGTTAAGCAGCAACAAACCCTTTTCAAAGTATGATATCATTCTCACCTCTGAGACCATCTATAACCCTGACTACTACGGTGCTTTGCACGACACCCTGGCAAAGCTTCTGGATAAACACGGCCGTGTGTATTTGGCAAGCAAAGCACATTATTTTGGGGTTGGTGGCGGTATCCACCTCTTTGAGAAATTTGTCGAAGAGAGAAAGGTGTTTAAGACCAGTATAGTTAAAATAATTGATAAAGGACTGCAGCGATATATTATGGAAATGGCCTTTAAGGATTCCAGTTAA
- the SELE gene encoding E-selectin, whose protein sequence is MNCLWFLSLLAYGLTILQGVNCWTYHYSDTNMTYREAELWCKKRYTNMVAIQNKEEINYLNNFLPFNPGYYWIGIRKVNDVWTWVGTNKELTEEAKNWASGEPNGKGNNEDCVEIYIKRGKDDGKWNDEQCEKKKVALCYTASCNPSLCSGRGECVETINNHTCHCNPGFYGPECEFVESCDPLKKPDHGSLECNHPLENFGYNSSCTVQCEEGYELTALESVYCTSSGAWSAPLAACKAVTCPALEMPAHGAVNCSHPSVELTWGTTCEFTCEEGYVLTGPATLQCGSSGAWDRQQPSCAAVRCEAVTWPEEGFVTCDHAPSDLTYRSRCDFHCSEGYVLDGPSSIECTAQGQWSEPVPKCKAVTCPALEMPAHGAVNCSHPSVELTWGTTCEFTCEEGYVLTGPATLQCGSSGAWDRQQPSCAAVRCEAVTWPEEGFVTCDHAPSDLTYRSRCDFHCSEGYVLDGPSSIECTAQGQWSEPVPKCKVVQCEPLSSPEKGSMDCSHGAGNFTYNTACHFSCLEGWKLNGSHVLECGHSGNWSASLPTCEASELVSYVSVGIAATSASLLSTASFLLWLARRLRRKAKKFTPSSSCQSLTTEGSFQSAGQNV, encoded by the exons ATGAATTGCTTGTGGTTTCTGTCTCTTCTTGCTTATG GACTTACAATACTGCAGGGAGTAAATTGTTGGACATACCATTATTCAGACACAAACATGACCTACAGGGAAGCAGAGCTGTGGTGCAAAAAGAGGTATACTAACATGGTTGCCATTCAGAATAAGGAGGAAATCAACTATCTCAATAACTTCTTACCCTTCAATCCGGGTTACTACTGGATTGGAATCAGAAAAGTTAATGACGTATGGACCTGGGTTGGAACTAACAAAGAACTGACAGAAGAGGCAAAAAACTGGGCTTCAGGTGAGCCAAATGGCAAAGGGAACAACGAGGACTGTGTTGAAATCTACATCAAAAGAGGGAAGGATGATGGCAAATGGAATGATGAGCAGTGTGAGAAAAAGAAGGTCGCCTTGTGCTACACAG cttcttgCAACCCATCTCTCTGCAGTGGCCGTGGAGAATGCGTAGAGACTATTAACAATCACACCTGCCATTGTAACCCTGGATTCTATGGACCTGAATGCGAGTTTG TTGAGAGTTGTGATCCGCTAAAGAAACCTGATCATGGGAGCCTTGAATGCAACCATCCATTGGAGAACTTCGGCTACAACTCATCCTGCACAGTTCAGTGTGAGGAAGGCTATGAACTGACCGCACTGGAATCTGTATACTGTACCTCTTCTGGGGCCTGGTCTGCCCCCCTTGCAGCATGCAAAG CTGTGACCTGTCCTGCCTTAGAAATGCCTGCTCATGGTGCTGTGAACTGCTCCCATCCCTCTGTGGAGCTCACCTGGGGTACCACCTGTGAGTTCACCTGTGAGGAAGGATATGTTCTGACAGGACCAGCCACACTGCAGTGTGGGTCTTCTGGGGCCTGGGACAGGCAGCAGCCATCCTGTGCAG CTGTGAGGTGTGAGGCTGTAACCTGGCCAGAAGAAGGCTTTGTGACCTGTGACCATGCTCCTTCAGATCTCACCTATCGCTCACGTTGTGATTTCCACTGCAGCGAGGGCTATGTTCTGGATGGTCCCTCCAGCATTGAGTGCACAGCACAGGGACAGTGGTCAGAGCCAGTGCCAAAATGCAAAG CTGTGACCTGTCCTGCCTTAGAAATGCCTGCTCATGGTGCTGTGAACTGCTCCCATCCCTCTGTGGAGCTCACCTGGGGTACCACCTGTGAGTTCACCTGTGAGGAAGGATATGTTCTGACAGGACCAGCCACACTGCAGTGTGGGTCTTCTGGGGCCTGGGACAGGCAGCAGCCATCCTGTGCAG CTGTGAGGTGTGAGGCTGTAACCTGGCCAGAAGAAGGCTTTGTGACCTGTGACCATGCTCCTTCAGATCTCACCTATCGCTCACGTTGTGATTTCCACTGCAGCGAGGGCTATGTTCTGGATGGTCCCTCCAGCATTGAGTGCACAGCACAGGGACAGTGGTCGGAGCCAGTGCCAAAATGCAAAG ttgtACAGTGTGAACCACTGAGCTCTCCTGAGAAAGGCTCTATGGATTGCTCACATGGTGCTGGGAACTTCACATACAACACAGCCTGCCACTTCAGTTGTTTAGAAGGATGGAAGCTCAACGGTTCTCATGTTCTCGAGTGTGGTCATTCAGGAAACTGGAGTGCTAGTCTGCCCACATGTGAAG caTCTGAACTAGTCAGCTATGTCTCTGTGGGCATAGCAGCCACAAGTGCTTCTCTGTTGTCCACAGCATCATTCCTCCTTTGGCTTGCAAGACGTCTCCGAAGAAAAG CAAAGAAATTTACTCCTTCCAG TAGCTGCCAGAGCCTAACCACCGAAGGTAGCTTCCAAAGTGCTGGCCAGAATGTCTAA
- the LOC134520046 gene encoding 14 kDa phosphohistidine phosphatase-like, translating into MAAVREVEIDPEGTFKYILVRLQRPGGEEQRDIVRGTKAAEFHNHIFEKVNPEMEKLGYECKCLGGGKIDHNSKDKKIRVFGLSTGYGKADHSVTVEILKKVYTDYEITWSDDKK; encoded by the exons ATGGCGGCGGTACGGGAGGTGGAGATCGACCCCGAGGGCACGTTCAAGTACATCCTGGTGCGCCTGCAGCGCCCGGGCGGCGAGGAGCAGCGGGACATCGTCCGCGGCACCAAGGCGGCCGAGTTCCACA ATCACATATTTGAAAAAGTAAATCCTGAGATGGAAAAGCTGGGATATGAATGCAAGTGCCTTGGAGGAGGGAAAATCGACCATAATAGCAAAGACAAGAAAATTAGGGTATTTGGGCTCTCTACA GGCTATGGAAAAGCAGATCATTCAGTAACTGTAGAGATACTGAAAAAAGTGTATACAGATTATGAAATTACATGGTCAGATGACAAGAAATAA